The genomic DNA AGCGCACCCATGTAGTCGGCGAACGACTCCTTGAGCCAGAGGTCGTCCCACCACTCCATGGTCACCAGGTCGCCGAACCACATGTGCGCCATCTCGTGCAGCACGACGTTCGCCCGGCGCTCGTACGCCGCGTCGGTGACCTTGCCGCGGAAGACGAACTCCTCGCGGAAGGTGACGAGCCCCGGGTTCTCCATCGCGCCGATGTTGTACTCGGGCACGAACGCCTGGTCGTACTTGCCCCAGGGGTAGGGGTAGTCGAAGTGGTCGTGGAAGAAGTCCAGGCCCTGCTTGGTGACGGTGAAGACGTCGTCGGCGTCGAAGTGCCGGGCGAGGGACCTGCGGCAGAGCGCGCCGAGCGGCACGACCAGCTCCCGGCCGTCGTCGAACGTGCGCGTGTAGCGGTCCTCCAGGTGGGCGTACGGGCCGGCGAGGACGGCCGTGATGTACGTGGAGATCGGCTTGGTCGGCTCGAACCGCCAGGTCGCCGACTCGTCCTGGTGCCGCTCCGCGGCGCCGGCCAGGGCCGCGCCGGACAGCACCGTCCAGTGCCCGGGGGCCGTGACGGTGAAGGTGAACGGGGCCTTGAGGTCGGGCTGTTCGAAGGTGGCGAAGACCCGGCGGGCGTCGGCCGGCTCGTACTGCGTGTAGAGGTAGACCTCGCCGTCCTCCGGGTCGACGAAGCGGTGCATGCCCTCGCCGGTGCGGCTGAACGCGCAGCGCGCGTCGACCACGACCTCGTTCTCCGCCGCCAGGTCCTCCAGCGTGATCCGCGCGCCGTCGAAGACCGCCCCCGGGTCGAGGTCCCGGCCGTTGAGGGTCACCGCGGTCACGTCCGGCGCGACGAGGTCGAGGAAGGTCGCCGCGCCCGGCTGGGCGCAGCGGAACCGCACGGTGGTCACCGACCGGAAGGGCCCGGGGGCGGGGGCCACCGCCGTGCGCAGGTCGAGCTCGACCTCGTACGCCTCGACCTCCAGCAGCCGCGCGCGCTCCCGGGCCTCCTCGCGGGTCAGGTTCTCACCGGGCACGGGGTGACTCCTTCGTCTCGCAGGTCCGATGGCGAAATCATGTCATGCGGGTACCCGGCCGGCGGTGCTGACGTACCAGGCCCACGAGGGACAGCGCCGCGGTCAGCCCCGCCGTGGTCAGCAGTTGGGTGCGGGAGTCCGGCTCGCGCAGCATCAGCACCAGGATCGCGCCCATGGCGGCGAGCGCGGCCCAGGTCAGGTACGGGTACGCCCACATCCGTACCGTCAGCAGCTCCGGCGCCTCGCGCTCCAGCCGGCGGCGGGTGCGCAACTGGGCGGCGGCGGTGAACGCCCAGACCACGAGGATCGCGGCGCCGACCATGTTCAGCAGCCACTGGAAGAGCGTGTCGGGCCAGCGGTAGCTGAGCAGCACGGCGGCGAAGCCGAAGGAGCAGGTGGCGACGACCGCGCGGCGCGGCACCCGGTGGGTCAGCTTGCCGAGGAAGCGCGGGCCCTGGCCGCGGGCGACCAGGGAGTACGCCATGCGCGAGGCGCCGTAGATGTTGGCGTTCATCGCGGACAGCAGCGCCACCAGCACCACGACGTTCATCACCTGGCCCGCGGCCGGGATGCCGAGGTGGTCGAGCGCGGCGGCGTAAGGGCCTGACTTCACCGCCGGGTCGTCCCACGGGATCAGCGCGACGACGACCAGCATGGAGCCGACGTAGAAGATCGCGATCCGGTACATCGCGGTACGCACCGCGCGGGCGACGCCGCGCCGCGGGTTCTCCGACTCGGCGGCCGCGATGGTCACGTTCTCCAGCCCGCCGTACGCGAAGACGGAGGCGAGCAGGCCGACGAGCAGCCCGTCGGAGCCGTTGGGCAGGAAGCCGTCGCCGTCCCCGGTGAGGTTCGCGGTGCCGGGCGAGTCGGTGCCGGGGAGCAGGCCGAGCACGGCGAGCAGGCCGAGGGCGAGGAAGGCGGTGATCGCCGCGACCTTCAGCCCGGCGAACCAGAACTCGGCCTCGCCGAAGTTGCCGACCGCCGCCAGGTTCGTGACGCAGAAGACCGCCATGAACAGCAGGACCCACATCCAGGACTCGGTGCCCGGCAGCCAGCCCGTGACGATCTGCGAGGCGCCGATGGCCTCGGCGGCGATGGCGACGCCCAGCAGCGTCCAGTACATCCAGCCGGAGGTGAGCCCGGCCCACGGGCCCAGTGCCCGCTCGGCGTGCACGGAGAAGGAGCCGGAGGCCGGGTGGGCGGCGGACATCTCGCCGAGCATGCGCATCACGAGCATGACGAGCACCCCGGAGACGGCGTACGCGAGGACGATGCCGGGACCCGCGGCGGCGATGCCGGCGCCGGAGCCGACGAACAGGCCCGCGCCGATGACGCCGCCGAGGGCGATCATCGTCAGGTGGCGCTGCTTGAGGCCGGTGCCGAGGTCGGACGGTACGTGGCCGGCGGCCGGAGCGGTGGTGCCGGCGGGGGCGTCTTCGGTGGCGGCGGCCGGTGCGGGGATGCCGGGGCCGGCGTCGGCGGGGGCCGCGCTGCTCACGGCGTCCGCGGGGGTGCCGGGGGTCCCGTCGGCGTGGGGGGATGTGCTCATGCTCGTGTCCTGGGGGGTAGTGCGTGGGGACGATTCAGTCTGCGGCATCGCGCCGGGCGTGCGCCGCGGCCGGGGAGTCGGCGTTGGAGGGGTTCCACAGCGGGAGTCGGGCGTACGGCCGGGCAGTTGGCCCGGTGCGAAACCCGATCACCGTGTGGCGTATCTCACGTGACCTGCTCGGATGCCGGAATCGCGGTCCCCGGGCCGGTAGCCGCGGGGGTGCGGGGGAGTGACAGGTATGTGCGGCGTGGATTGGCACCTTTCCACGGTAATCGGCCCGAGGCCGTCGGCTAGCGTACGCAGCGTCCCCGTACCCCGTGACGGACCCGCGAACCGAGACCGGAGAACCCGATGAGCACTGCCGCCGTCTCCTCCCCGCACTACGCGCGCCCCGGCGCCGTACTCGCCGACGTGCTGCCCGCCTCGACCGCGGCCCGCGCCCGGCTGCGCGACATCGCGCTCGTGGCCGGCGGCGCGGCGCTCACCGGCGCCGCCGCGCAGTTGTCGGTGCCCGTGCCGGGCTCGCCGGTGCCGGTCACCGGGCAGACCTTCGCCGCGCTGCTCGTCGGCGCCTCCCTGGGCACCGGGCGGGCGTTCCTCTCGCTCATGCTCTACGCGGTCGCGGGCGTGGCGGGGATGCCGTGGTTCGCGGAGGGCTCCTCGGGGTGGGGCATGCCCTCGTTCGGCTACGTCCTCGGGATGCTCCTCGCGGCCGTGGCCGTCGGCGCGCTGGCCCGCCGCGGCGGCGACCGCGACGTGTGGCGCACGGCGGGCACGATGGTCTTCGGCAGCGTCGTCATCTACGCCGTGGGGGTGCCGTACCTGGCGTTCTCGCTGAACGTCTCCCTCGGCGAGGCGGTCTCCCTCGGCCTCACCCCGTACCTCCTCGGCGACGCCCTGAAGGCCGCCCTCGCGATGGGCGCGCTGCCCGCCGCCTGGCACATCGCCGGGCGTGCGCGCCGGGGCTGACCACGGGGCCCGTAGACTCCGGGCCATGCGCGTGTACCTCGGCAGCGACCATGCCGGCTACGAACTCAAGGAACACCTCCTCGTCTGGCTCCGGGAGCACGGGCACGAGCCCGTCGACTGCGGCCCGCTGATCTACGACGCCGCCGACGACTACCCGCCGTTCTGCCTGCGCGCCGCCGAGCGCACCGCCGCCGACCCCGGCAGCCTCGGGGTCGTCATCGGCGGCTCGGGCAACGGCGAGCAGATCGCCGCCAACAAGGTCGCGGGCGTGCGCTCGGCCCTGGCGTGGAGCGAGGAGACGGCGCGGCTGGCGCGCGAGCACAACGACGCCAACGTCGTCAGCGTCGGCGCCCGGATGCACACCCGCGACGAGGCCACGAGCTTCGTCGAGGTGTTCCTCGCCACCCCGTACACCGGCGAGGAGCGCCACCAGCGGCGCATCGACATGCTCAGCGCGTACGAGCAGAGCGGCAAGCTCCCCGACGTGCCGGCGCACCACCCGCAGCCGTAGCGGCCGCCACGGCCCGCACGGCCACCACGAGCGGCACGGGCGGGGCAGGACAGGACCGAGAAGGGGGCGTATGCCCGAGGGCCACACCATCCACCGGCTGTCCGTCGAGTACGGCGTGCGCTTCGGCGGCCGGGCGGTCCGCGCGGCGAGCCCGCAGGGCAAGTTCGCCGACGGCGCCGCGCTCATCGACGGCTGCCGGCTCACCGGCACCGACGCCCACGGCAAGCACCTCTTCCTCGGCTTCGGGCCCGTCGGGCACCTCCACGTCCACCTCGGCATCTACGGCAAGGTCGGCTTCGGCGACGGCCCGGCGCCCCCGCCCGTCGGCGCGGTCCGGCTGCGGCTGGCCACCGGCGCCGGCTACGCCGACCTGCGCGGCCCCTCGGCGTGCGAGCTGGTCACCGAGGAGGAGAAGGACGCCGTGCACGCCCGGCTCGGCGACGACCCGCTGCGCGCGGGCGACGACGGCGAGGCGGCGTGGGCGCGGATCTCGCGCAGCCGCGCGCCGGTCGCCACCCTCCTCATGGACCAGCGGGTGATCTCCGGCGTCGGCAACATCTACCGCACCGAGGTCCTCTTCCGGCACGGCATCGACCCGTACCGCACGGGCCGCGACCTCGGCCGCACCGCCTGGGAGGCGGTCTGGGCGGACCTCGCGGTGCTGATGCGCGAGGGCGTACGCACCGGGCGCATCGACACCGTACGGCCGGAGCATCTGCCCGAGGCGATGGGCCGCCCGCCGCGCGTCGACGAGCACGGCGGCGAGGTCTACGTCTACCGCCGCGGGGGCCGCCCGTGCCACCTCTGCGGCACCGACGTACGCACCGCCACACTCGCCGCGCGCAACCTTTTCTGGTGCCCCTCATGCCAGCCCACGTGACCCTCGTCCCAACTGCGTTCGCGCAGGCCCTCCTTCGTTCAAAACTCCGTGAATTCGCATACGATTCCGGCAGTGCCGCCCGAAGAGTGCGGTCGGCACGCCGTGAATCGACGCCCGGCGCGGCGGGTGGATAGGGTCCCGGGGCATGGCCGGAGGCGCAGGTTCCACCTCGCAAGCGGCCCGGTGGCACAAGGCGCTGCACCGGGCCCGCGTCGGCGTGCGCAGGGCCGGTGTCGACTACTTCCGCGGTGAGGGCTCCGACTGGGTGGCCCTTGTCGTCCTCCTGCTGACCATCCCGGCGCTCGCCGCCGGCACGATCCTCTCGGCGGCCTGGATCTCGCCGGCCGCGCTGGTGCTGCCGATCTTCATCGGCGGCCTGGTGCTGCGGCCCGCCAGCCTCCTCGCGCTGTACGCCGCCTCCGCCACCGCGCTCATCGTCGAGGCGATGCTCCTCGGCCCGTACGCGGAGGGCCCGGCCCGGGTCACTCCCGGCACCGTGCTCGTGATCGCCTCGGTGGGGCTGACGGGCCTGACCGTCGCGCAGTTCCGCAGCCGCGTCGGCGTGCCGTGGCGGCGGGGCGGCACGATGCTCTTCGACCTGCGCGAGCGGATCCGGGTGCAGAGCAAGCTGCCCCGGCTGCCGCGCGGCTGGCACGCGGAGATGTCGCTGCGCCCGGCCGGCGGCCAGTCCTTCTCCGGCGACTTCGTGGTCGCCTCCCGCACCCACGGCGGCCAGATCCTGGAGGCCGTGCTGACCGACGTCTCCGGCAAGGGCATGGCAGCCGGCTCGCGGGCGCTGCTGCTCTCCGGCGCCTTCGGCGGGCTGCTCGGCTCGCTGCCGCCGCACGACTTCCTGCCCGCCGCCAACGGCTATCTGCTGCGCCAGGAGTGGCAGGAGGGCTTCGCCACCTCCGTGCACCTGGTGCTGGACCTGGAGTCCGGGGACTACGAGCTGTTCTCCGCCGGGCACGTGCCCGGGGTGCAGCTCAGCGCCGGCACCGGCCGCTGGGAGGAGAAGGGCGCGGAGGGGCCGCTGCTCGGCGTGGTGGAGGAGGCGCAGTTCGACCCGCTGAAGGGCACGCTGCGCCGCGGGGACGTGCTGATGCTCTTCTCGGACGGGCTGGTCGAGGCGCCGGACCGGGATCTGACCGAGGGCATGGACCGGCTGATAGGCGAGGCGGACCACTACGCGTCGAGCACGTTCCGGGGCGCGGCCTGGCATCTGATCGAGAAGGTGGCCAAGGACGTCAAGGACGACCGGGCGCTGCTGCTGATCTGCCGCGAGTGAGGCGTACGGGCCGGGCGCGGGCGACGGGTCCGCGGGTCTAGGGGTCCGCGGGTCTAGGGGTCCGCGGGCCCACGGCTCCGCCGGTCCCTTCCGCCGGACCGCCGGGCACCCGGTCCGGGGCGGGCGGACGTGCCGGGACCGGGGCGCTCGCGCGTCGCCGTCGCGCGCGTACGCCCCGGTCCCCGCGGTCACTTGGCCCCGGC from Streptomyces sp. CMB-StM0423 includes the following:
- a CDS encoding amino acid permease; amino-acid sequence: MSTSPHADGTPGTPADAVSSAAPADAGPGIPAPAAATEDAPAGTTAPAAGHVPSDLGTGLKQRHLTMIALGGVIGAGLFVGSGAGIAAAGPGIVLAYAVSGVLVMLVMRMLGEMSAAHPASGSFSVHAERALGPWAGLTSGWMYWTLLGVAIAAEAIGASQIVTGWLPGTESWMWVLLFMAVFCVTNLAAVGNFGEAEFWFAGLKVAAITAFLALGLLAVLGLLPGTDSPGTANLTGDGDGFLPNGSDGLLVGLLASVFAYGGLENVTIAAAESENPRRGVARAVRTAMYRIAIFYVGSMLVVVALIPWDDPAVKSGPYAAALDHLGIPAAGQVMNVVVLVALLSAMNANIYGASRMAYSLVARGQGPRFLGKLTHRVPRRAVVATCSFGFAAVLLSYRWPDTLFQWLLNMVGAAILVVWAFTAAAQLRTRRRLEREAPELLTVRMWAYPYLTWAALAAMGAILVLMLREPDSRTQLLTTAGLTAALSLVGLVRQHRRPGTRMT
- a CDS encoding biotin transporter BioY translates to MSTAAVSSPHYARPGAVLADVLPASTAARARLRDIALVAGGAALTGAAAQLSVPVPGSPVPVTGQTFAALLVGASLGTGRAFLSLMLYAVAGVAGMPWFAEGSSGWGMPSFGYVLGMLLAAVAVGALARRGGDRDVWRTAGTMVFGSVVIYAVGVPYLAFSLNVSLGEAVSLGLTPYLLGDALKAALAMGALPAAWHIAGRARRG
- a CDS encoding ribose-5-phosphate isomerase; this encodes MRVYLGSDHAGYELKEHLLVWLREHGHEPVDCGPLIYDAADDYPPFCLRAAERTAADPGSLGVVIGGSGNGEQIAANKVAGVRSALAWSEETARLAREHNDANVVSVGARMHTRDEATSFVEVFLATPYTGEERHQRRIDMLSAYEQSGKLPDVPAHHPQP
- a CDS encoding Fpg/Nei family DNA glycosylase; the encoded protein is MPEGHTIHRLSVEYGVRFGGRAVRAASPQGKFADGAALIDGCRLTGTDAHGKHLFLGFGPVGHLHVHLGIYGKVGFGDGPAPPPVGAVRLRLATGAGYADLRGPSACELVTEEEKDAVHARLGDDPLRAGDDGEAAWARISRSRAPVATLLMDQRVISGVGNIYRTEVLFRHGIDPYRTGRDLGRTAWEAVWADLAVLMREGVRTGRIDTVRPEHLPEAMGRPPRVDEHGGEVYVYRRGGRPCHLCGTDVRTATLAARNLFWCPSCQPT
- a CDS encoding PP2C family protein-serine/threonine phosphatase — its product is MAGGAGSTSQAARWHKALHRARVGVRRAGVDYFRGEGSDWVALVVLLLTIPALAAGTILSAAWISPAALVLPIFIGGLVLRPASLLALYAASATALIVEAMLLGPYAEGPARVTPGTVLVIASVGLTGLTVAQFRSRVGVPWRRGGTMLFDLRERIRVQSKLPRLPRGWHAEMSLRPAGGQSFSGDFVVASRTHGGQILEAVLTDVSGKGMAAGSRALLLSGAFGGLLGSLPPHDFLPAANGYLLRQEWQEGFATSVHLVLDLESGDYELFSAGHVPGVQLSAGTGRWEEKGAEGPLLGVVEEAQFDPLKGTLRRGDVLMLFSDGLVEAPDRDLTEGMDRLIGEADHYASSTFRGAAWHLIEKVAKDVKDDRALLLICRE